One Nocardioides dongkuii genomic window, CGCCCCCTTCGAGCTCGGCGTCCTCTGCGAGGCGTTCGGGATCGACCGCTCCGACGAGGGCATCCCCGGGCTGGAGTTCGCGGTCTGCGGCCCCGAGACCGGCGCGGTCCCCACCTCGATGGGCTTCTCGATCAACGTCGAGGAGGGGCTGGAGCGGGTCGCCGCGGCCGACCTGGTCGCCGTGCCGGCCATGCCGCGCAACGGGGTCACCCCCGCGAGCGTCATCGAGGCGCTGCGCGCGGCGTACGACCGGGGGGCGCGGATCCTCTCGGTCTGCTCCGGCGCCTTCGTGCTGGGGGAGGCCGGGCTGCTCGACGGGCGCGAGTGCACGACGCACTGGCGCTACACCCACGAGCTCGCGACCCGCTTCCCGCTGGCGCGGGTGGTGCCCGAGGTGCTCTACGTCGACAGCGGGCGGGTGATCACCAGCGCCGGCACGGCCGCCGGCATCGACGCCGCGCTGCACCTGTGGCGCCAGGAGTACGGCGCGGGGGTGGCCAGCGCGATCGCGCGCCGGATGGTGGTCCCGCCGCAGCGCGACGGCGGCCAGGCCCAGTACATCGCCCGCCCCGTGCCGGACTGCGACGGCGAGACCTTCGGCGCGCTCCAGCAGTGGATCGTCGCGAACCTCGACCAGGACCTCGACGTCGAGACCCTCGCCCGGCGCGCGGTGATGTCGCCGCGCACCTTCGCCCGGCGCTTCCGCGACGAGGTCGGCGCCACGCCGCACGTCTGGGTGACCACGCAGCGGGTGCTCCGCGCCGAGCAGCTGCTCGAGCAGACCGACCGCCCGATCGAGCGGATCGCCGGCGACGTCGGCTTCGGCAACGCGGCGACCCTGCGGCACCACTTCGCCCGGGTGCGGGGGGTCAGCCCGCAGCAGTACCGCCGGGCGTTCTCGGCATGACCGGCGGCGGGGGCGCGCGGCGGGCAGCGCACGCGCTGGCCGCCACGGTGCTCGCCGCCACCGGGCTGGCGTACGTCGCGCCGCCCCTCGCCTCGGCCGCCACCTCGCAGCCGCCGCCCGAGCCGGTGCGGGTGCTCCTCGTCGGCGACTCGGTGACCCAGGGCTCCGCGGGGGACTGGACCTGGCGCTACCGGCTCTGGCAGCACCTCGAGAGCGTCGGGGCCGGCGTCGACCTGGTCGGACCCCGGACGGACCTCTACGACAACGTCGCGGACCAGCACGGGTCGACCGCCTACGCCGACCCCGGCTTCGACCGTGACCACGCGGCCCGGTGGGGGATGCTGCTGCGCGAGCCGGACGTCCCCCTGGGCGAGCTGGTGGAGACCTACCGCCCCGACGTGGTGGTCGAGGCGCGCGGCCTCAACGACTTCGTCTGGGTCGGTGCGTCGGCGCCGGAGACGCTGGACCTGGTCGAGGACGAGGTCGCGGAGGCGCGGGCCGTCGACCCCGACGTCGACGTGGTCCTGACCCGGCTGCCGCAGACCTGGTACGACGAGAGCGCCGGCGGGGCGATCACCGCCTACAACGCCGGGCTCGGCGACCTCGCGGCCGACCTGGACACGCCGCAGTCGCGGGTGGTGGCCACGGCGACGGGGAGCGGCTTCGTGCAGGGTGAGGACACCTGGGACCCGGCACACCTCTCGGCGCAGGGCGAGGTCACGATGGCCGCCGCGGTGGCCGACGCCCTCGCGGCCGTGGAGGTGGGGGCGCCGTACCCCCGCCCGCTCCCGGTGGTCCGCAACGGGCACTGGACCCCCGCCAGCCTGAGCGCGACCGCGGGCGACGGGGTCGCGCGGCTCCGGTGGACCTCCGGGCCGGGGGTCGCGCGCGAGTGGGTCTGGGTCCGCGACCTCACCGCCCGGCGGGAGTGGACCCGGCTGTCGGCGCCGGTGCCGGGACCGGCGTGGACCGCCGGGGGACTGGTCGACGGGCACACCTACGCGTTCCGGCTCCAGGGGCTGAAGGGATCCATCGCGGCGGACCGCTACTCGAACACCGTGCGGATGGCCCCGGTGCCGCCCGTGCCGGAGGCGCCAGCGCGGCTGCGCGCGGCGCTGGGCAAGCGGTCGGTCCGGCTGTCGTGGGGCCCGGCGCGGCACGCCACGTCGTACGCCGTGTGGCACCGGGAGCGCGCAGGGTGGCGGCGGGTGGCCGGCACCGGTCGCCACGCGGTCACGCTGCCCCGGCCCGGCCGGGGCGTCCACCGGTGGCGGGTGCGCGCCTGGCACGACCGGGTCGCCGGGCCGTGGTCGAGGACCGTGCGGGTGCGGGTGCGCTGAGCGGCCGGCTCAGCGCGGCAGGTCGCCGCGCAGCACCTTGCCGGTGAGGGTGCGCGGCAGCTCCTCGAGGAAGGACCAGGCCTTGGGCCGCTTCGGCGGGGCGAGCCGCTCGCGCACGAACGCCCGCAGCTCGGCCTCGGCGGCGGTCCCGACGACGGCGGCGCAGACCCGCTGCCCCCACTGCGGGTCGGGCACGCCGTACACCGCGACGTCGGCGACGCCGGGGTGCTCGAGCAGCGTCTGCTCCACCTCGAGCGGGTAGACGTTGACGCCGCCGCTGATCACCAGGTCCTCGCGCCGCCCGTCGAGGTAGAGGTAGCCGTCGTCGTCGAGGCGGCCCAGGTCGCCGACCGTGAACCGGTCGCCCCGCCAGGCAGCCGCGGTCTTCTCGGGGTCCCCGTAGTAGGTGAACCGCGCGTGCTCCGGCACCGCGCACCAGATGGTGCCGTCGTCGTCGACCTCCAGCCGCCGTCCCGGGCGGGCCCGCCCGACGGTTCCGGGCCGGTCCAGCTGCTCCTCGCTGCGGCAGGCGGTGAACTGGCCCTCGGTGGAGCCGTAGAACTCCCAGGTGGTGCGGTCGGGGAAGAGGTCGACGAGCCGGCGCTTCACGGCGGCGGGACACGGCGCGCCGGCGTGCGCGACCAGACGGAACGAGGAGAGGTCCGGGACGCCGACCTCGTCCCAGTGGTCGAAGAGCCGCTGCAGGTGGGTCGGCACCACGAACATGCTGGTCGGCCGCTCCCGCCGGATCGTCTCGGTCAGCAGCGCGGCGTCGAACGGCCCGGGGACCACGACCCGGCCGCCGGCCAGCGCCGTGCCCATGGCGAAGCGCAGCGGCGCCGAGTGGTACAGCGGGCTCACCACGAGGTTCACGTCGTCGGCGGCGAACCCCCACAGGTCGCGCTCCTCGGCCACGAGCGCCCGCGCCCGGTCCTCGGGCAGCACGCCGCTGAAGACGCCCTTGGGCGTGCCGGTCGTGCCGCTCGTGCAGTGCATCGGCCGGCCGCGCGGCAGCGCCCGGCGCAGGACCGGGTCCACGAGCGCGGCCAGCGCCGCGTCGTCCTCGACGACCAGGTCGGGCCGGAGCGGACCGAGCACCCGCGCGCGCTCGTACGCCGTGAGCCGCGGGTCGAGCGGGATGG contains:
- a CDS encoding class I adenylate-forming enzyme family protein encodes the protein MTALAEGSRVALLAPAGPAYLDAVLSLLAAGVFPIPLDPRLTAYERARVLGPLRPDLVVEDDAALAALVDPVLRRALPRGRPMHCTSGTTGTPKGVFSGVLPEDRARALVAEERDLWGFAADDVNLVVSPLYHSAPLRFAMGTALAGGRVVVPGPFDAALLTETIRRERPTSMFVVPTHLQRLFDHWDEVGVPDLSSFRLVAHAGAPCPAAVKRRLVDLFPDRTTWEFYGSTEGQFTACRSEEQLDRPGTVGRARPGRRLEVDDDGTIWCAVPEHARFTYYGDPEKTAAAWRGDRFTVGDLGRLDDDGYLYLDGRREDLVISGGVNVYPLEVEQTLLEHPGVADVAVYGVPDPQWGQRVCAAVVGTAAEAELRAFVRERLAPPKRPKAWSFLEELPRTLTGKVLRGDLPR
- a CDS encoding GlxA family transcriptional regulator gives rise to the protein MLKNVAALVYDGVAPFELGVLCEAFGIDRSDEGIPGLEFAVCGPETGAVPTSMGFSINVEEGLERVAAADLVAVPAMPRNGVTPASVIEALRAAYDRGARILSVCSGAFVLGEAGLLDGRECTTHWRYTHELATRFPLARVVPEVLYVDSGRVITSAGTAAGIDAALHLWRQEYGAGVASAIARRMVVPPQRDGGQAQYIARPVPDCDGETFGALQQWIVANLDQDLDVETLARRAVMSPRTFARRFRDEVGATPHVWVTTQRVLRAEQLLEQTDRPIERIAGDVGFGNAATLRHHFARVRGVSPQQYRRAFSA